In a genomic window of Gossypium arboreum isolate Shixiya-1 chromosome 7, ASM2569848v2, whole genome shotgun sequence:
- the LOC108468617 gene encoding BTB/POZ domain-containing protein At5g48130, giving the protein MEGSSSKDSSVASSPFSSPNVSALLKIKIISWCQETGLPVSIRVRVGERTFSLHKHPLFSKSGYFQKRLTESNELELPQDFPGGPETFEMIILFIYGSTTLVDPFNVAALRCAAEFLEMTEEYCTGNLCERFDLYLNQVVLQSWDDTLIVLQKCQMLLPWSEELLIVSRCIESLAFMACMEILDPERRRDKPVVTLEALTGEAWNSETVKAIASKDLWIKDLIALPFGFFKRIIGSLRRQGMKEKYVTPIIVFYANKWVLSKKTHQYWENSGEKIADSDSDNKVSAILQMILDLLPIGEKASRAIPVGFYFAMLSRSLEFGLISDRQVKLQDQIATMLHFAQLEDFLLPQIGTESISSSKELATMKTIFSTFASFNMETNPSPSASNSIVAELWDTYLSHMASDPQMEPNKFMELLELLPISYRQTHDQLYRAMNSYLQAHRDITQEEKGSVCKYLNCQKLSQEACIEAVQNELMPLRLIVQALFVQQLNTHQAFKECSDSLRFTGQFSGSLSSSRCPNSRPLNLEESPYKDAVESTNSKPLSLFLQNDLPAMERNYESTSFRLQNLEQELMSLKKSLQWHEMSKKTNSNPNKSQCIKPYALERRSGSKRKNTLGEVTSCIGSVNFSSQRKYASRLIKIFRRLSLFGIRKSKRKTGASGLWAKSI; this is encoded by the exons ATGGAAGGTTCAAGTTCTAAGGATAGTTCAGTAGCTTCGAGTCCTTTTTCTTCACCCAATGTCAGTGCTCTGCTCAAGATTAAGATCATTTCATG GTGCCAAGAAACTGGACTCCCTGTTTCAATTCGTGTTCGAGTAGGCGAAAGAACCTTCAGCCTGCATAAG CATCCATTGTTTTCAAAGAGTGGATACTTTCAGAAGAGATTGACTGAATCGAATGAGCTTGAGTTGCCACAAGATTTCCCTGGAGGACCTGAAACATTCGAGATGATTATATTGTTCATCTACGGCTCCACCACATTGGTTGACCCTTTTAATGTGGCGGCCCTGAGGTGTGCAGCCGAGTTTCTTGAAATGACAGAAGAGTACTGCACCGGCAACCTCTGCGAGCGGTTCGATCTCTATTTGAACCAAGTGGTGTTGCAGAGTTGGGATGACACATTGATTGTTCTCCAGAAATGTCAAATGTTGCTCCCCTGGTCCGAGGAGCTGTTAATCGTGAGCCGGTGCATCGAGTCCTTGGCCTTTATGGCCTGCATGGAGATTCTTGATCCAGAGAGGAGAAGGGACAAACCTGTTGTTACATTGGAAGCATTGACTGGTGAGGCTTGGAACAGTGAAACAGTGAAAGCAATAGCAAGCAAGGACTTATGGATCAAGGATCTCATAGCCCTACCATTTGGATTCTTCAAAAGGATAATTGGGTCCTTAAGAAGGCaaggaatgaaagaaaaatatgtGACTCCCATCATTGTTTTCTATGCAAATAAATGGGTTCTCTCCAAGAAGACTCACCAATACTGGGAAAACTCAGGTGAGAAAATTGCAGACAGTGACTCAGACAACAAGGTTTCTGCCATTTTACAAATGATTCTTGATTTACTGCCAATTGGGGAGAAGGCCAGTAGGGCCATTCCTGTTGGATTCTACTTTGCAATGCTTTCTAGATCCTTAGAATTTGGTTTAATAAGTGACAGACAAGTGAAATTGCAAGACCAGATAGCAACTATGTTACACTTTGCCCAATTGGAAGATTTCCTCCTCCCACAGATTGGAACAGAGTCCATTTCATCAAGCAAGGAATTGGCTACTATGAAGACCATATTTTCAACTTTTGCATCGTTTAACATGGAGACCAACCCTTCACCTTCAGCAAGCAACTCCATTGTTGCAGAATTATGGGACACATACCTCTCCCATATGGCTTCTGATCCACAAATGGAGCCTAATAAGTTCATGGAACTCCTCGAGTTATTACCCATATCTTACCGTCAGACACATGATCAGCTTTATAGAGCAATGAATAGCTACCTACAG GCACATAGAGATATAACACAAGAAGAGAAGGGATCAGTCTGCAAATACCTAAACTGCCAAAAACTTTCACAAGAGGCATGCATTGAAGCAGTTCAAAATGAGTTGATGCCACTGCGGCTGATAGTCCAGGCTCTCTTTGTTCAACAGCTAAACACCCACCAAGCCTTTAAAGAATGCTCCGACTCATTGAGGTTCACAGGTCAATTCTCCGGCAGCCTGTCGAGCTCAAGATGTCCGAACTCAAGACCCTTAAACCTGGAAGAAAGTCCATACAAAGACGCAGTAGAGTCGACAAACAGCAAACCTTTGAGCTTGTTCCTACAAAACGACCTTCCAGCAATGGAGAGGAACTATGAATCAACGAGCTTTAGACTACAGAACCTTGAACAAGAGCTAATGTCATTGAAGAAGAGCCTTCAATGGCATGAAATGTCGAAGAAAACAAATTCCAATCCCAACAAATCGCAGTGTATCAAACCGTATGCATTAGAAAGAAGATCGGGGAGCAAGAGAAAGAATACTCTGGGAGAAGTAACGAGTTGCATAGGCTCTGTAAATTTTTCTTCGCAAAGGAAATATGCTAGTAGGTTAATTAAGATCTTTCGTAGATTGTCGTTGTTTGGGATTAGAAAATCAAAGAGAAAGACAGGAGCTAGTGGCCTGTGGGCTAAGTCAATCTAG